One window of the Marmota flaviventris isolate mMarFla1 chromosome 2, mMarFla1.hap1, whole genome shotgun sequence genome contains the following:
- the Cd93 gene encoding complement component C1q receptor: MATSRDLLLLLLLGQAWAGTGADPEAVVCAGTACYTAHWDKLTATEAQHHCSVNGGNLATVKSEEEAQHVQRALAQLLESQKSREARMGKFWIGLQREKGKCLDPNKTLKGFSWVGGGEDSLYTNWHKEVKNSCISNRCVSLLLDLSLTPLPSRLPKWSDGPCGTPGFPGSNIEGFVCKFSFKGMCRPLALGGPGQVTYSTPFQATTSSLEVVPFASVANVACEDGAESKSHYFLCKEKAPEVFNWGNTGPLCVSPKYGCNFNNGGCQQDCFEGGDGSFRCGCRPGFRLLDDLVTCASRNPCSSSPCKGKATCVPGPHEKDYTCRCPQGFRLDSSQLDCVDVDECQDAPCAQECVNTPGGFHCKCWVGYTPGGPEEETCWDVDECALGHSPCAQRCINTDGSFHCSCEEGYVLSGEDSTQCEDVDECSDPRGNPCDSLCFNTEGSFHCGCLRGWELAPNGVSCIMNPVPSGSPSGPPQEEDMADTEGSTLPPTTTSSFPKDSENTSKGTPTTRRPSLSSNAPTTSALLDMSAPTGAPGIWTEPNTHLPIAVAGHGKATGENSVATQSDYGTDGQKLLLFYILGTVVAISLLLALALGLLVYRKRRAKKEEIKEKKPQSAADSYSWVPERAESRAMENQYSPTPGTDC; encoded by the exons ATGGCCACCTCCAGGgacctgctcctgctgctgctcctaGGCCAGGCCTGGGCGGGGACTGGAGCTGACCCAGAGGCTGTGGTGTGCGCGGGGACTGCCTGCTACACGGCCCACTGGGACAAGTTGACTGCCACGGAGGCCCAGCACCACTGCAGTGTGAACGGAGGCAACCTGGCCACGGTGAAGAGTGAGGAGGAGGCCCAGCATGTCCAGCGAGCCCTGGCCCAGCTCCTGGAGTCTCAGAAGAGCCGTGAAGCAAGGATGGGCAAGTTCTGGATTGGGCTCCAGCGGGAGAAGGGCAAGTGCTTGGATCCTAACAAGACGCTGAAGGGCTTCAGCTgggtgggtggaggggaggaCTCCCTGTATACAAATTGGCACAAAGAAGTCAAGAACTCGTGCATCTCCAACCGCTGTGTGTCCCTGCTGCTGGACCTGTCCCTAACACCCCTCCCCAGCCGCCTCCCCAAGTGGTCTGATGGCCCCTGTGGGACCCCTGGCTTTCCAGGAAGCAATATCGAGGGCTTTGTATGCAAGTTCAGCTTCAAAGGCATGTGCCGGCCCCTGGCCTTGGGGGGTCCAGGCCAGGTGACCTATAGCACCCCCTTCCAGGCCACCACCTCCTCCCTGGAGGTTGTGCCCTTTGCCTCTGTGGCCAATGTCGCCTGTGAGGATGGGGCCGAAAGTAAAAGTCATTATTTCCTGTGCAAGGAGAAGGCCCCCGAAGTGTTTAACTGGGGCAACACAGGTCCCCTCTGTGTGAGCCCCAAGTATGGCTGCAACTTCAACAACGGGGGCTGCCAGCAAGACTGTTTCGAAGGTGGGGATGGCTCCTTCCGCTGCGGCTGCCGGCCAGGGTTCCGGCTGCTGGACGACCTAGTGACCTGTGCCTCTCGGAATCCTTGCAGCTCCAGCCCGTGCAAAGGGAAGGCCACATGTGTCCCCGGACCCCACGAGAAAGACTATACGTGCCGCTGCCCTCAGGGCTTCCGTCTAGACTCCAGTCAGCTGGACTGTGTGGATGTGGACGAATGTCAGGATGCCCCCTGTGCTCAAGAGTGTGTCAACACCCCTGGGGGATTCCATTGTAAATGCTGGGTGGGCTACACGCCTGGTGGCCCTGAAGAGGAGACCTGTTGGGATGTGGACGAGTGTGCCCTTGGCCACTCACCCTGCGCCCAGCGCTGTATCAACACTGATGGCTCCTTCCATTGCTCCTGTGAGGAGGGCTATGTCTTGTCCGGGGAGGACAGCACCCAATGTGAGGATGTGGACGAGTGTTCCGACCCCAGGGGCAACCCTTGTGACAGCTTGTGCTTCAACACAGAGGGGTCCTTCCACTGTGGCTGCCTGCGGGGCTGGGAGCTGGCCCCCAATGGGGTCTCTTGCATCATGAACCCTGTCCCCTCAGGATCACCATCTGGGCCTCCCCAAGAGGAAGACATGGCAGACACAGAGGGGAGCACTTTGCCTCCTACCACAACATCCAGCTTCCCCAAGGACTCTGAGAACACCTCCAAGGGCACACCCACCACAAGGAGACCGTCCCTCTCATCTAATGCCCCCACTACCTCGGCCCTTCTGGACATGTCAGCCCCCACTGGGGCCCCTGGCATCTGGACAGAGCCAAACACCCACCTCCCTATAGCTGTAGCTGGTCATGGTAAGGCTACAGGTGAGAATTCTGTGGCCACCCAGAGCGACTATGGCACCGACGGTCAAAAGCTGCTTCTGTTCTATATCCTGGGCACAGTGGTGGCCATCTCACTCTTGCTGGCTCTGGCTTTGGGGCTTCTGGTCTACCGCAAGCGGAGAGCCAAGAAGGAAGAGATAAAGGAGAAGAAGCCCCAGAGTGCAGCTGATAGTTACTCCTGGGTACCAGAGCGAGCAGAGAGCCGGGCCATGGAGAATCAGTACAG TCCAACACCTGGGACAGACTGCTGA